A genomic region of Brevibacillus sp. JNUCC-41 contains the following coding sequences:
- a CDS encoding universal stress protein, translated as MKDLKHIVVAFDGNEESKRAVKYGATLKKAFPKAELTVVHVLNDKVEQRIMGDASAPGFVPTAGFYVDPVQTHPVIEVDQPGPQKVNDTPSPVENSIQNAESNTLRLLSECQVRGKFELLEGYAPDSVCDFAARTSADLIVVGNSAKSGLEKFFLGSTSSSIAKNAPCSVFIAK; from the coding sequence ATGAAAGACTTAAAACATATTGTCGTCGCTTTTGATGGAAATGAAGAGAGTAAGCGGGCCGTAAAATATGGGGCAACATTGAAAAAGGCCTTTCCAAAAGCCGAATTGACCGTAGTTCATGTCCTGAATGATAAGGTTGAACAGCGTATCATGGGAGACGCCTCGGCTCCGGGGTTCGTACCTACTGCCGGATTTTATGTAGATCCAGTCCAGACACATCCCGTTATTGAAGTCGATCAGCCAGGACCTCAAAAGGTAAATGACACCCCTTCCCCCGTCGAGAATAGTATTCAGAACGCAGAAAGTAATACGTTGAGATTGTTAAGTGAATGTCAAGTCAGGGGGAAATTCGAACTATTGGAAGGATATGCCCCAGATAGCGTATGTGACTTTGCAGCAAGAACTTCAGCGGATCTTATCGTTGTCGGCAATAGCGCTAAAAGCGGTTTGGAAAAATTCTTTCTTGGCAGTACAAGTAGTTCCATTGCGAAAAACGCACCTTGTTCGGTATTCATTGCAAAATGA